A single window of Longimicrobiaceae bacterium DNA harbors:
- a CDS encoding S8 family serine peptidase, whose translation MKRLTVIAASALVLAGCQDTRAPFSPEAAPELSAGQAGAPNAGEYVAGQILVRFRAGVNRAQVAAAHGASVQRELNLPGIFVLSVAPGRELAVVSALSRNPNVEFAEPDYIRTHGVICGTGVCEPPSDTYFGYKWDLHNDGDLNNSTGAFVVNTGKADADTDWLEAYQQLGAITGSAVIGIVDTGVLSTHPDLVGRVLAGYDFVNNDADPNDDDGHGTHVAGIAAGLGNDVTGVTGVAYGPNIKVLPVKVCGPSGCPTSAIVNGIKFAADNGAHAINLSLGGRFGSTSEQQALQYALSKNSLPFCATGNDGSPRNISYPAKFPECVAVGATNWSDGRAGYSNAGPEIDISAPGGDSENANGYSYILSAYNSGGYVFMAGTSMATPQAAGLAGLLHATGVTGASNIRSRIESTVDDLGSAGWDKYFGKGRINIYRAINNITS comes from the coding sequence GTGAAGCGACTCACCGTCATTGCCGCAAGCGCCCTCGTGCTGGCCGGATGCCAGGACACCCGTGCCCCCTTCTCCCCCGAGGCCGCCCCGGAGCTTTCCGCCGGGCAGGCCGGCGCTCCGAACGCCGGCGAGTACGTGGCCGGGCAGATCCTCGTCCGCTTCCGGGCCGGCGTGAACCGCGCGCAGGTGGCCGCGGCGCACGGCGCCTCCGTGCAGCGCGAGCTGAACCTCCCCGGGATCTTCGTGCTGAGCGTGGCCCCCGGGCGGGAGCTGGCGGTGGTGAGCGCGCTCTCGCGCAACCCCAACGTGGAGTTCGCGGAGCCGGACTACATCCGCACGCATGGCGTGATCTGCGGGACGGGCGTCTGCGAGCCGCCCAGCGACACCTACTTCGGCTACAAGTGGGACCTCCACAACGACGGCGACCTCAACAACAGCACGGGCGCCTTCGTGGTCAACACCGGGAAGGCGGATGCCGACACCGACTGGCTGGAGGCGTACCAGCAGCTCGGCGCCATCACCGGGAGCGCGGTGATCGGAATCGTCGACACCGGCGTGCTCTCCACCCACCCCGACCTGGTGGGCCGGGTGCTCGCCGGGTACGACTTCGTGAACAACGACGCCGATCCGAACGACGACGACGGGCACGGCACGCACGTGGCCGGGATCGCCGCCGGGCTGGGGAACGACGTCACCGGCGTGACGGGCGTGGCGTACGGGCCGAACATCAAGGTGCTACCCGTGAAGGTCTGCGGCCCGAGCGGCTGCCCGACCTCCGCGATCGTGAACGGGATCAAGTTCGCGGCCGACAACGGGGCCCACGCCATCAACCTGAGCCTGGGCGGGCGCTTCGGCTCCACCTCCGAGCAGCAGGCGCTGCAGTACGCGCTGAGCAAGAACTCGCTCCCCTTCTGCGCCACGGGGAACGACGGCTCGCCGCGGAACATCTCGTACCCGGCCAAGTTCCCGGAGTGCGTGGCCGTGGGCGCCACCAACTGGAGCGACGGCCGGGCGGGCTACTCCAACGCCGGGCCCGAGATCGACATCTCCGCGCCGGGCGGCGACAGCGAGAACGCGAACGGCTACAGCTACATCCTCTCCGCGTACAACAGCGGCGGCTACGTCTTCATGGCCGGGACCTCCATGGCCACCCCCCAGGCCGCGGGGCTCGCCGGGCTCCTGCACGCGACCGGCGTGACCGGCGCCAGCAACATCCGCAGCCGCATCGAGAGCACCGTGGACGACCTGGGCTCCGCCGGCTGGGACAAGTACTTCGGGAAGGGCCGGATCAACATCTACCGCGCCATCAACAACATCACCAGCTGA